A window of Planctomycetia bacterium genomic DNA:
TCCACGTCGCGTCGCTTGGTCAGCTCCACGGCGCGCGATGCGCTGCGATACATGAGGCCCGCGTTGCGATCGGCGATGGGCTTCTGCAATTCGAACTCCACCAGATCGACCAGTGAATCCGGATGGTCCTGCATGGCCGCTTCGATTTTCTGGTCCCAGGCGGCTACCTGGTCCTGCATCTCGTACTCCGCCATCAACTGGCGGCGAATCAGGTAGGGTTGAAGTTCCTGCGGCTTGAGCGCGATCATCTCGTCGAGCGTCTTGAAGATCTTCTCCTTGTCGCCGTCGGTGTAGGCGGACTTCAACGTGTCCATCAGCTCTTCGTACTTCTCGGTGGTGGCGGCGGCCTTCTTGGCTACTTCGACGTTGTAGGTGCCGGCGAGGACCCCTTCGACCGCGTCATCCATCGCCGGATCGAGCGGGTTACCGGTCCAGATCACGATGCCCTTGCGATCCACGATGAAAGCGTGGGGAATCGACTCGATGTCGGCCATGTAGGTCGAGTTGGTCGCCATATCATCGTCCGATGCGACGTGGTAGGGCATCTCCAGCTTCTTGTTGGAGGCGTTCTTCTTCAGGAACTTTTCGATGGTCTCCGGTTCCTCGTTGCTCACGCTGATGATGACCAGGCCGTCCTTGCCGT
This region includes:
- a CDS encoding TlpA family protein disulfide reductase, which codes for MTRFLMGACVVAVLAVTIPAQAGLKIGDKAPAVKAGKWMTSAPPALPNEKGGEKHVFLVEFWATWCPPCLKSIPHLGELHRKHGKDGLVIISVSNEEPETIEKFLKKNASNKKLEMPYHVASDDDMATNSTYMADIESIPHAFIVDRKGIVIWTGNPLDPAMDDAVEGVLAGTYNVEVAKKAAATTEKYEELMDTLKSAYTDGDKEKIFKTLDEMIALKPQELQPYLIRRQLMAEYEMQDQVAAWDQKIEAAMQDHPDSLVDLVEFELQKPIADRNAGLMYRSASRAVELTKRRDVDILTALAEVQCQLGMLDAAIATQREAVALADESSKESMKKVLGYLESAKALTK